The sequence GTGGACGGTCCCTGACCCTGTTCCCCCCCGCCCAGATGGTGGCCGACATGCGGGAAAAGCGCTACGTGCAGGAGGGCATCGGCAGCAGCTACCTGTTCCGGGTGGACCACGACACCATCATCGACGCCACCAAGTGTGGCAACCTGGCGCGGTTCATCAACCACTGCTGCACGGTGCGGGGGGTGCGCAGGGCAGGGCCGGGGCCTGGCCTCTGTGCtgggctgtgggggtggggggggcgggacCTCAACTCACAGGGCCTCCCCTCCTGCAGCCTAACTGCTACGCCAAGGTGATCACCATCGAGTCCCAGAAGAAGATCGTGATCTACTCCAAGCAGCCCATCGGTGTGGATGAGGAGATCACCTACGACTACAAGTTCCCGCTGGAGGACAACAAGATCCCGTGTCTGTGCGGCACCGAGAGCTGCCGAGGCTCCCTCAACTGAGGCGGCAGGACTGGCGCCCGCGCCCCTATTTATTCCCCCGGTgccctgagcccccaccccccagccttaGTGGGCTTAGCTGGGTCCAGTGCCCGACAGAGAGGGGACCCAAGCCCAGCAAGGGAACCTCAGTTTCTTGAGGCAACTGCAGCCCCTCTTGTTGCCTCGCCCtaccctctccacccccaccccaattttttttctttgcggAGAAGAAGCTGTAAATGTTTTGTAGCTGCCAGCAGCTGTTTCCTGTGGAAACCTGGGGTGCCGGCCTGTACAGATCTGTTCTTGGGGGGCTGCACAGCCTCCTTGCTTTGTGTTAATGGGGGCTTCCCCCCATGCCCTGCATAAACCCCTCCCCAGTTTAGGGGTCTCTAGGGGCAGTGGCCATGTTCTCCCCCTGGGGGGGCCCTATGCCCCCAGTCCTGGGGACTCTGTGCCTGGAACCCTGCCTCATCTTCTGTTCCTGCCAGACCCTGTGGGTCAGCCTCCCCGGCATCTGGAAGCCCCGGCTCCTCAGGCCAGGATGTGGGCGGCGGGCCCTTCTTGTTGGGCTGGACTGTACATATGTTAATAGTGCAAACCCAACGCCACATTTTTATAATTGTGATTAAACTTTATTGTACAAAAGTGCTTAGTGTCCGTATCTTTGGGGAAGAGTATGGTGGGATAAGGCTTGGGGTGGTGACGTTGGCTGacattgggggggaggggagaggaacctTGTGACCATAGTGCCAACCTTTACCCTGGCCCCCGACAAGTAGGACAGCCATCCAGAAAGCCCTAAGGCCAGCTGCAGCTGGAGCCAGAGCAGGCCAAAGTTggcctccctctcctcccaaaaccACAGGACCTTATCTCTGGCCTTAGGAGCCCAGCAGGGGAAGCTGAGGCCtgtagtgtgagtgtgagtggccTGCCGCCAGCCCACCCAGCAAGCTCCAGCTCCCCCGAATTTGCGAGAAGCCAGTGCCAGTGGGTGCAGAGTGCCCACCAGAGGTCGCCCTTGGGCAAgggggaggctggaggctgggctGGTTCCTGGAATGGGTCAGGGAGGAGAAGGCGGGGCCAACGGAAGCGGCCAGAAAGCAGGACAGACCCTGCGGTGGCCAGTCCGGTCACACAGGACGGGACAGTGACTGCAGGTAGGCAGAGGGGGTGCCCAGCCCTGggacaccctcctcctcctccccacctgcctggatcCCTCCACCCTAACTCACAGCCTCCTACCTACTGCCTGAGCTCTCCCCTTTGTCCGCAGCTCATCTCAgcactgtgggggagggggggtctggGTCAGAGGTCAGCCGGGCCACTAGCCGCTCACCAGAGGTCCCCGGCAGGGGGCCGTGTGGCTGATCCCCACTGCAGCCCCACTGAGCCAGGCCTCTCCCTGCCAGGCATGGAGGCCCCGAAGCTGGTGTACCTGGTGACGGGGGGCTGTGGCTTCCTGGGCAGACACCTGGTGCGGATGCTGCTGCAGCACGAGCCCCGCCTGGCAGAGCTCCGGGTCTTTGACCTGCACCTGGAGCCCTGGCTGGAGGAGCTGCAGACAGGTGACAGGGGGGGCGGCGGGGTGGGTGTGGCCGCAGTCGCCTCCGCAGAGTGGAAAAGATGATGCCTGTTGACGGATGCTCCCCAGGCACACGCAGGGAGGAGTGAATCACAGACAGCATGTGGCTCCCGAGGGTGGAGACTGGATACCCCCAACGCCCATCCTCTGACACcggctgtctccctccctccaggaccTGTGCAGGTGACGGCCATCCAGGGTGATGTGACCCAGCCCCATGAAGTGGCGGCGGCGGTGAGTGGAGCCCATGTGGTCATCCACATGGCAGGACTGGTGGACGTATTTGGCAGGGCCAGCCCAGAGGCCATCCACCACATCAACGTGCAGGGTGAGGAACCCCACGTCCTGCCTTGACCTCTGACTCTCTTGACCTCCTGAGGCCacccctccccatcccacccccctcctCAGGCAACCCGCCTTGCTGCTCTTTCCCCTGGGCCTGGGAGGGAGGCCATGTGTCCTCAGTTGGAGCCTTGAGGGGCAGGACAGGTGACACTTCAGCTGGGACACCTGCCTCCCCAGGGACCCACAACATCATCGAGGCCTGTGTGCAGGCTGGCACGCGCTTCCTGGTCTACACGAGCAGCATGGAGGTTGTGGGGCCCAACATCAAGGGCCACGCCTTCTACAGGTGAGCTGAGGCTCTCCCAGTTCTGGGTTATGATGGTTCTGAATGAGAGattctatttgtttattaataataGCGAGAGCCAGAGCATCGCTTTGGCAGATGTGGTACCCGGGACTGAACTCTGTTGTGCttaagaattcaatgctttatccactgggccacttcctgggctgctgATATTATTTtgtaaccagagtactgttcagctctggcttgtgctggGAATTCACGtacaaactcagagcctcaggcaggaaaattttTGGCAgagccactatgctacctcctgggcccttCCCCCAGGACTTTAAGCGCCTCCATCTCACCGCCAGGGGCAATGAGGACACGCCGTATGAAGCAGTTCACAAGCACCCATACCCTCGCAGCAAGGCCCTTGCTGAAAAGCTGGTCCTGGAAGCCAACGGAAGGGAGGTGAGTCCAGGAAACAGATGCCCTCGGAAGGGCCGCTCCTTTGCCTCATGCCCCAGACGGGGTCAGCACTGCCCATGTCTCCCCCTAGGTCCGTGGGGGGCTGCCTCTGGTGACCTGTGCCCTGCGTCCCACTGGCATCTATGGAGAAGGCCACCAGGTCATGAGAGACTTCTACCGCCAGGGCCTGCGCCTGGGGGGCCGCCTGTTCCGGGCTATCCCATCTTCTGTGGAGCATGGCCGTGTCTATGTGGGTGAGGCCAGAGAGCTGCATCAGGCAGGGCCAGCTGGTTTGGGGGTCACCATGTACCCTGGCTA is a genomic window of Erinaceus europaeus chromosome 15, mEriEur2.1, whole genome shotgun sequence containing:
- the HSD3B7 gene encoding 3 beta-hydroxysteroid dehydrogenase type 7, whose translation is MEAPKLVYLVTGGCGFLGRHLVRMLLQHEPRLAELRVFDLHLEPWLEELQTGPVQVTAIQGDVTQPHEVAAAVSGAHVVIHMAGLVDVFGRASPEAIHHINVQGTHNIIEACVQAGTRFLVYTSSMEVVGPNIKGHAFYRGNEDTPYEAVHKHPYPRSKALAEKLVLEANGREVRGGLPLVTCALRPTGIYGEGHQVMRDFYRQGLRLGGRLFRAIPSSVEHGRVYVGNVAWMHVLVAQELERSSARLGGQVYFCYDQSPYKSYEDFNMEILGPCGLRLVGTRPLLPYWLLLLLAGLNALLQWLLRPLLLYAPLLNPYTLAMANTTFTVSTDKAHRHFGYEPLFSWEESRARTIRWVQSTEGSVGKAQAAGS